AAGCTGTTAGCGGTATATGCGGCAGGCTGGGGATCGATTATCGGACGATCAGTCAGAGAGAGGAAGCAGAGCTTCTGAGGCAGGCACTTGCCGCATCGGGAATTCCGTCGGATCTGGATGTCATCAACGTCGGGGGAGGCAGTATCCAAATCTGGCTGCGATCGGGTCGGAGCCCGCATTTGCTGCCGTTCGGCATTTCGGATCTGAATCAGAGGTTTGCTCTATTGGAAGCGCCTGCCGGAAGAAAGGTAAGGGAATGTATCAAATGGGTGGCTGAACAGCTGCCGCGTTCCTTGAACCAATTTGCTTATACAGGAGGGGAATACACGTATTTACGTCATTTTTCGATCCAGATGGAGGGTGGATATTGTAAAAAGCAAAATTTTGCAAAGTTATCGGAAGCTATTGCGGCAGCAGATCTTGAGGAATTAGAAGCCTCATCTCCGTATGATTCGAAGTGGATGCGGGGAGCTGTCGCGTCGAACTGTATCGTCCTCGCGTGTCTGGAAACGTCCGGAGCCGGCTCGTTCATGCCGACCGACCTGAACATTGCACACGGCTTCCTCCAGCAATTATGAAAAAGCTGTTGTTCGTCAAGTTTTTGCTTTGCGGTACTCAACTTCTTTCTCGGCGGCTGGGCCAAAGTTGTGCAAGCTTCCCTACTGGCCGCGCTAGCGTGGATTCACTAGGGGCTTGGTATCCGATGAGCATTGATTAAATAAGGGGTTTCCTATATTAGAGATATCTAGTATAGGAAACCCCATTATTGTTAACGTATCACTCTTCTTTAGTTTAAAATTTCCCAGGCTTCTTGACGATGTGCTGCCAATTGGTGGGGAGTTTATCTGTTCTCAAAGTGTGTGTAATTTACCAATTTGACCTCAGGACCCGCGGATATTTCAAAGGTCAATCTGTCTTGACCTACAGAAATGTGTGGACCGACAACAGGTATAACATCAAGCGTAATTGATAAGATAAATCCGCGAAATCCATTCACCCTGTGAGACTCAACCACATCGACGAAATACGGATATACAAGCGGTGGTTCGCTTAATAAATCTAGATAATAATCTTGAACTGCATGGTTGATATGCGGATCTAGAAAATTCATAAGCATATCCTGTAATCTTAGCTCTGTAGAGTCCTCCTGGGGAGGACGATAGTGATTTTCAGCGTTTATTTGATTGGGAGACAATAGGATAATTGCCATAGTTAAAAAAATAATAATCACATTTCTTTTCATGCACCACACCTCATCCGGTTGTATGGATAGTGTGCCCATACTGCGACTTCTGTTATTCTACTAGTAAGCGCAGACTGGTATGTCCGAAAGGATGATAATGAAATGGAAACTAGAACAATCGCAGGAACAAGTAAAGCGGGGACGTCCATGACTATGAGATCAAGCAAAATGGTCAAGGTGCCTCATGAACTGGTAAAGTCTCTGAATAAAAAAGAGAGCTTGAAGCTGGATGGGATGTCCGTTATTGAATTCTGTTTTTACACGGAAGGCATAAAAGGAACCTATTTTTTGCAGGATCATCTTCTGCTAATCGTCAAATCGGGTGTCTATACAGTTCGCTTCGGTAATCAAGAATATACGATGCGGAGCAACGAAATGATGTTTATTCATAAATCAATTGGAGTCCAGTACGAGAAAGCGGGTGAACCTGATTCCGATTACATCCTCGACTATATGATGTTTTTCCTGAACGAGAAGGTAGTAAATGAATTCCTCAGATTCGCCGGGTTAAAACCAATGTATCTCGTGAATGATGTTGTTCCGATAACAGTCTTTCCGATCAATGACCGCATTGGAAGCTATATCGAGTCGTTAAAACCCTATTTCGAAAACCCTGATGAAGTCAAAGAAGGACTGGTACGTGTGAAGCTGATGGAATTGCTGTTTCACATAGCGGATTCGAATGATCGTTTTTTGCATCAAATGATGCAGCCCATAAGCAAGGACAGAGACAGCATCGCAAAGATCATGGAGGAGAACTTCTTGAATCCCGTTTCCCTTAACGACCTGGCCTATTTGTCCGGCAGAAGCTTGGCGACGTTCAAAAGGGATTTTCAAGCAATATACCACACCTCCCCGCTCAAATGGGTTCGCAATCGGAGGCTGGATAAAGCCAAGGAACTGTTAGCGGAAACGGCGTTATCTGTTACGGATGTCTGTTTTTCGACCGGATTCGAAAATATCGCTCACTTTTCCAAAGTATTCAAGGAAAGATTCGGACTCCCGCCGTCGGAGTTTAGACAGCATCTGAGGTTGAAGGAGGAGGCCTAAGGAGGCTAAAAAGTTGCTATACAGGCACCTGATTTGAAAATACCGTTTCGCGGAAATTGCCGTGGAACGGTATTTTATTATACAAAAACAAAATGAGCTAAATAAACAAATAAAATGAGCTTGTAGGCAAAGAAATTCATTCGTCTCCTTGATACTCTTATCTCATGCGGTAAACGCAGCAGTATGAAAATAAGAATGATAGAAAGGTGATGAAACAAATGAGAAAGGTAAAGTTGCATAATGAAATGATTCCTTCGATCGCTCTTGGTACCTGGTCATGGGGAACCGGTCAAGGCGGTGGGGATGCTATTTTCGGGAATTATCTTACCGCTGAAGATGTAAAACCGGTTTTTGATTCGGCGATGAAAGCCGGACTCCATTTATGGGACACTGCGACTGTGTACGGAATGGGAGCCTCCGAAAGCATTCTGGGCGAGCTTACAAAAGGCCGCGACGATGTGCTGCTCTCAACGAAATTCAATCCGCGAGTTGGCGGGCCTGTTGAAGACAGCTTGAATAGTAGCCTGAACCGGCTAGGCGTAGACCATATCTATATCTATTGGA
This genomic window from Paenibacillus hexagrammi contains:
- a CDS encoding Ppx/GppA phosphatase family protein, whose product is MCGSKLILDLGSHSAKVYAQAEMKVEQVDVLTWELLENEIDFSKLEEQLSGLLAKHVDFREASGQGRVQAIGTEAMRRSPELSEAVSGICGRLGIDYRTISQREEAELLRQALAASGIPSDLDVINVGGGSIQIWLRSGRSPHLLPFGISDLNQRFALLEAPAGRKVRECIKWVAEQLPRSLNQFAYTGGEYTYLRHFSIQMEGGYCKKQNFAKLSEAIAAADLEELEASSPYDSKWMRGAVASNCIVLACLETSGAGSFMPTDLNIAHGFLQQL
- a CDS encoding DUF3888 domain-containing protein, which gives rise to MKRNVIIIFLTMAIILLSPNQINAENHYRPPQEDSTELRLQDMLMNFLDPHINHAVQDYYLDLLSEPPLVYPYFVDVVESHRVNGFRGFILSITLDVIPVVGPHISVGQDRLTFEISAGPEVKLVNYTHFENR
- a CDS encoding helix-turn-helix domain-containing protein, producing the protein METRTIAGTSKAGTSMTMRSSKMVKVPHELVKSLNKKESLKLDGMSVIEFCFYTEGIKGTYFLQDHLLLIVKSGVYTVRFGNQEYTMRSNEMMFIHKSIGVQYEKAGEPDSDYILDYMMFFLNEKVVNEFLRFAGLKPMYLVNDVVPITVFPINDRIGSYIESLKPYFENPDEVKEGLVRVKLMELLFHIADSNDRFLHQMMQPISKDRDSIAKIMEENFLNPVSLNDLAYLSGRSLATFKRDFQAIYHTSPLKWVRNRRLDKAKELLAETALSVTDVCFSTGFENIAHFSKVFKERFGLPPSEFRQHLRLKEEA